In one window of Episyrphus balteatus chromosome 3, idEpiBalt1.1, whole genome shotgun sequence DNA:
- the LOC129914355 gene encoding venom protease-like isoform X1, which yields MQSLRSLFLYFLYFLYFPEQLVSKEIGDTCIDSTNNLSGTCKVIFDCFHVLQIKLHEDELSYTKCGYNGTVEIVCCGERTMFSNEYKTPPDTSKKYIKKCEDYKAKSFDQDLQKLTSETQPINKTTSKCENYTFPLVVGGVDANPREFPHMAAIGCPAKEGKYMWRCGGSLISPNYVLTAAHCTKMISCKDEELIVRLGDLNVEIDTDDADPKEYKVKRFLHHPQYNSSLDYNDIALVELEVHVPFTDYIRPACLPYQDFNNHSQLFVIGWGSNLTVGLNVAHLQKAAVEEFDHAECNKIYTENGMEYRANLINGVQNRTQICAGSKQAMKDTCQGDSGGPLQIVHPNHPCMYSIIGITSYGQGCGTIGYPAVYTRVFNYIPWIESVVWD from the exons atgcaatctttgagatcgttatttttatacttcctgtattttttatattttcctgaACAACTTGTTTCAAAAGAAATAG GTGACACATGTATTGATTCAACTAATAATCTAAGCGGAACCTGCAAGGTTATTTTTGACTGCTTTCATGTTTTACAAATCAAGCTCCATGAAGATGAACTAAGTTATACTAAATGTGGATATAATGGCACAGTAGAAATAGTATGCTGCGGGGAAAGAACCATGTTTTCAAATGAATATAAAACTCCTCCTGATACTTCTAAGAAATACATTAAAA AATGTGAAGATTATAAAGCGAAATCATTCGATCAAGATTTGCAGAAACTTACTTCTGAAACCCAACCAATAAATAAGACAACTTCAAAATGTGAAAATTACACGTTTCCTTTAGTAGTTGGTGGAGTAGATGCAAATCCAAGAGAATTTCCTCACATGGCAGCAATTGGATGCCCGGCCAAAGAAGGAAAATATATGTGGCGTTGCGGAGGTTCTCTTATAAGCCCGAATTATGTTTTAACAGCCGCACATTGTACTAAGATGATCAGTTG taagGATGAGGAACTAATTGTTCGCCTTGGAGACTTGAATGTGGAAATCGACACCGATGATGCTGATCCAAAAGAATATAAAGTCAAACGTTTCTTACACCATCCACAATACAATTCATCACTTGATTATAATGATATCGCATTAGTTGAATTGGAAGTACATGTACCATTTACTGACTATATAAGACCTGCATGCTTGCCATATCAGGATTTTAACAATCATTCACAATTGTTTGTTATTGGTTGGGGTAGTAATTTAACGGTTGGCCTTAATGTTGCACATCTTCAAAAAGCAGCTGTTGAAGAATTTGATCATGCCGAGTGCAATAAAATTTACACTGAAAATGGAATGGAATATCGAGCTAACCTTATTAATGGAGTGCAAAATAGAACACAGATATGTGCTGGTTCTAAGCAGGCAATGAAAGACACATGTCAAGGCGATTCGGGAGGTCCTCTGCAAATCGTGCATCCGAATCATCCGTGTATGTATTCAATTATTGGCATAACATCTTACGGGCAAGGATGTGGTACTATTGGATATCCTGCAGTATATACGCGAGTGTTTAACTATATTCCATGGATTGAATCCGTTGTTTGGGATTGA